A region of the Pseudoprevotella muciniphila genome:
ACGGAAACGGACAGCCCGACGACACATGGTACGAAATCGCAGGCAGCGAAGCCGATCGTGCAGTTTATAATTATTCAATCACATACCACCGCACACCAAACGACCACCAGCCCGTCACAAACGGCGAAACATGGTGCTACGACAGCGAACACATCCGTTGGACTGACAACGCAGGACAGGCGGGCTACCTTATTCAGAACATATACCACCGCCAAAACTACTTCCCGCAATGGCTCGACACCGACACCCTTACATTCACCGCAACAAAACTACCCAATAACTTCACCCTCATAAACGGAACATACACAGCCACCACCTTCCCCTACGGCTATGCCGACAACGTACCCAATGCCGACCCAGCCGCCTGCATAGACATAGACTGGGCAACCGACCAAACAGGAAACCCCATCCACCTCCCCAAAATAGACTTCATCCGAATACACACCGCCACAAACCAACAAAACGGACAGATAGGCGAAACATCAACAGAATTCACCGGCATAACACTGCCGTAGTACAAACCAGTAAGAAATCTTCACAAACGAACATACAGTTCGAAAAGACAAACTACTTTTGCAGCGTAAACATTAAAAATTTATTCGCTATGTCACAAACAGGAGATGTTGTTATGTCTTATGAAGAAGGCAAGACTGCAATGAAAAAAGGCGACTTTTTAACAGCTGCCAGATTGTTTAGAATTTGTAATTACTCTTATGAGTATGGCGAACTGCCTTTCTATATGTCAATCGTTCAAGAATACGGATGCAAAGCCGTAAGTCGTTATGAAGAATGCCTCGAAAAACTGCCGAAAGAACAACGAGAGCAACTTAAGGCGGAAGAGAAGGTGTATTACGATGAAGGTTGGCGAACTGGTGTTCGTTACGATATAGAACAACTGACAGGACAAAAATTCCCGGACAATGCCAAGTAACAAAAACGCACTGACAAGATACAAATACCTCGACGAATTGTTGTCAGACCGGCATCATTACTATGATATCAAAGATCTGACCCGCTACTGCAATGAAAGATTGGCAGAAGCAGATTTCCCTACGGTTACGCAGCGCTGTATAGAAAAAGACATACGCTATCTCGAGTTCGACCCTTTCTTTGCAGAAATAGAGCGTTTCCGGATAGACGGGAAAAAGTGTCTGCGCTACAAAAATCCGTCCTATTCTATATTCAGAAAAGAACTCACTACAGAAGAACGGCATCTCCTCTCGGAAGTCATCTCCACCATCGGACAATTCGACGGACTGGCTAACTTCGACTGGCTGGAAAGACTCAGAGAAGATCTCAAACTTGAAGAGCGACCTAAAATCATCAGTTTCAGTAACAACCCCTATCTGAGAAACTCAAACCTCTTGGGCGTTATCTTCGATTACATATCTAATAAGGTGGTGCTGAAAATCACATACCGTAAGTTCTCGACTGAAGAAGAAAAGCAAATTATCTTCCACCCATATCTCTTGAAGCAGTACAACAACCGCTGGTATGTCTTCGGAGCAGCAGATGACGACAAACAAATACTGTGTTTCGCATTAGACCGTCTCGTAAACATCGAAGCCTGTCCGCAAATCCCATACGAAGAATGCCCAATCGACATCTTCGAGCGGTTTGAGGATATAGTAGGAGTAACATACTACGAAAACAAAGCCATAGAGAAAATTCTCTTCTGGGTAAGCGAAGTATCCAATGGGTACATCGAAACAAAACCTCTCCACGAATCACAGACTGTCCTGAAAAATGAGACTGAAGAGCAACTAAGGGCAAAATACCCCACATTGAAAGCAGGAAAATTCTACACCATCTCCTGCATACCCAACTACGAACTCGTTAGACTACTCACAACCTTCGGAAAAGAACTAATCGTCCTCTCTCCAAAAACCATACAAGACGAAATCTGCAACCGCGTCGCAGAAATGCTGAACGATTATAACGCTTTGCGAACATAGAGTTCGTTTATGCGCTTTATCTTTGCAACCGAAAACAAAGTATAACAAATCAAATAAATTATGTTCACAGCAGCAATAATCATCTACGTTGTTTTGGCACTACTTTTTGGACCATTATGGCCGCTGTCAATGTTCGGTAAGGGCGGGTGCCTGGGAAAAATCATTGTTATTGCATGGGTGGCTCTGCTCATCGCCGGTCTATCAAAATAAAGTATGAAAGCAAAATGAAAGACTTCTTTGGCGCAATTATAGGAATCCTAATCTGGCTATATGCAATAGCAAGTCAGATAATGGCTTTGGTGTTCTTTATTGAATACTGCAAAAGCGATTCATTCGCGGAAATCCTTTTTATAGACACTTGGCTGTCTGAAATCAAAGGACTGTTGTGGATATTCTTTATTTGGTAAAAAAATAGACAAACAACATCGCAACACGAACATAGAGTTCGAACGTCATCCCTATCTTTGCAACACAAAAACCAAAAACTAATATTTTATGAGCAACTACAACGATTTTTACGAAGAGCAAACTTATGAAGAATACAACTGCTCTTATGCGCAAGACGTAGAAGGATGGAGCGACCAGATGATAGATGACGCTCTTGATGGCGCCCCGGA
Encoded here:
- a CDS encoding helix-turn-helix transcriptional regulator — encoded protein: MPSNKNALTRYKYLDELLSDRHHYYDIKDLTRYCNERLAEADFPTVTQRCIEKDIRYLEFDPFFAEIERFRIDGKKCLRYKNPSYSIFRKELTTEERHLLSEVISTIGQFDGLANFDWLERLREDLKLEERPKIISFSNNPYLRNSNLLGVIFDYISNKVVLKITYRKFSTEEEKQIIFHPYLLKQYNNRWYVFGAADDDKQILCFALDRLVNIEACPQIPYEECPIDIFERFEDIVGVTYYENKAIEKILFWVSEVSNGYIETKPLHESQTVLKNETEEQLRAKYPTLKAGKFYTISCIPNYELVRLLTTFGKELIVLSPKTIQDEICNRVAEMLNDYNALRT